CAATCACTTCGCGAAGGATGTCCGGCTACCGGAGGTTGCCGACACCGTCCGCGCCCTCGAGGCGGGAACCGTAACGCGTGTCGACGTCGCAACTCTTAACGACGACATCTTCTTGAATACCGCGAGCATCGGTACCTACCCGGAGTTCGTCACCGAGCGTGAGTCCCTCGAACCGAGGTACGGAAAGCGCGTGGCTGCGCTTATCGCGGCGACGCGGCTGATGCGGGCGAAACCGCGCACTCGGCTCGTGATCGATGGTGAGGAGATCCCGGCGTTGCTGTTCTTCGTCGGCAATTCGCAATACGAGCCGAGGGATTTCGCGCCGGCGATGCGTCCACGTCTGGACGACGGGAAGCTAGACGTGCGGGTGTTGGTGCATCACGGGCGCCTACTCACCGCACGCCTGTTATGGGCCACCCTGACCGGCACTTTGGAGCGTTCGCGTGCATACCGGCACATGAGCCCGAGTGAACTTGACGTGCGGATCCTCGAGTCGGAGGTCCTGATCTCCCGGGACGGGGAGGTAGACGCTCCAGTTGAGCGGGTGCGCTTCGGCGTGCGGCCACGGGCCCTGCGGGTCTACCAGCCGGCCGACACCACCTTCTAATCGCGGGACGCCGCGGAGTCAGTGCCGAGCGCTCTAGTCTGCTGCTACGTCGCGCGTTGCGCGCCGACGTAGCAGCAGGGCGATCAGCAGACCGATCGCCAGCAGGGTGATGGTGCTGATCGCGAGCGCGTCCCACCCGCCGTACTGCCACGCGATCCCGGCCAGGGTGCCGAACACCGACGAGCCGAGATAGTAGGTGAACAGGTATAGCGCGGACGCCGACCCCGTCGAGCGGCCAACCGCATGCGCGCGCGTCGAGACCCAACCAGCCGCGATGCCGTGTACGACGAAGAAACCGATCGTCAGTACAGCCATGCCCACCACGAACGTCCACAACGGCGCCAACATAGTGATCAATACGCCGATCATCGCGATCGCGAATCCGATCGGGACCAGCCGTGGTCGACCGATACGCTGCTCGAACCGTCCGGCAACGATCGAACTCACCGAACCGATCGGGTATACCAAGAACACCAATCCGGCGATGCCTGCAGGCAGAAGGTACGGTGCTGATTCCAGGCGATACCCGGTGATGTTGAAGACGGCAACGAACGCGCCCATGCTCAGCCCGCCGATCGCATACAACCCAACCAATACCGGCTCGCGCAGCGCGCCCATGAATGCCGACAGGGAGGACCGGACGCTGCTAGGAGCGGGATGGAAGTTTCGGGATTCCGGCAGTGCGAGCAGCACCACCGCAGCGCACAGCAAGCCGTAGGCGCCGGTGCCCAGCAGCGCCCAATGCCACCCGCCAGCCTGGCTCAACCCGCCGGAGACCAAGCGGCCGGTCATCCCGCCGAGCGCGGTGCCGCCGACGTAGAGACCGGCGGCGCGGGCAAGCGATGCCGGATGGACTTCCTCCCGCAAATAGGCCATCGCGACTGCCGGAAACCCGGCTAGAGCTAGCCCGGTGAGGGCGCGCAGCACTAACAGCCATCCCCAGGACCCGGCAGCGGCGGTCGCGGCGGTGATGACCGCGGCCCCGACGAGCGCGGTCCGCATCACCGTCGTGCGACCGATGACTTCGGAAAGTTGTCCGGCGATCAGCATCCCCACCGCCAGAGCAATGGTCGTCACGCTGACCGACAAGGCGGCCGATGCCGCTGACAGGTCGAACTCGCGGGAGAACGACGGCAGCATCGCCTGAGGCGCATACAGCAGACCAAATGACGCGAATGATCCGGCAAACAGCGCGATCGAGACCCGGCGAAATCCGGGTTCGCCGTGCCGGTAACCGGAAAACGTCATGGTGGGAGACTAGTAAGCGATGCTCACCACCTCGCGAAGGAGGCGCCCACCGATGACCGCGCTCGCCACGGCTCGCACGCTGCTGTTCGTCCCCGGTAACAAACCGGCCCTGTTCGGTAAGGCCGCTGGATCAGGCGCCGATTGTTATATCGCCGACCTCGAGGACGCCGTGGCACCCGCGGACAAGGAGCAGGCCCGATCCGCCGCCTTGGACGGGCTCGCTGGCACGCCCGGGCTCATCCGCATCAATGCCGCCGGGACCGCCTGGCATGACGACGACCTGCAGGCGATTGCCCTCGCGCCGGGCGTGCAGGGCGTCATGCTGCCGATGGCCGAAGATGTGGACGCCGTCCGTCGGGTGTCCGATCGGTTGGCAGGCATCCCGTTGGTGCTGCTCGTGGAGACCGCTCGCGGCATCCGCGATGCGGGCATGCTCGCACAGGTTCCCGGGGTCACTCGGCTGGCATTCGGCAACCTTGATTTCGCCTTGGACGCGGGGATTGAGCCGCGGACGGATGACGAAGACGAGTTGCTGTACGCCCGTTCGGCGCTGACCCTCGCGGCGCGCGCCGCTGGCTTGCCGGGCCCCGTCGACGGCGTACTTGGGGATTTCAAGAACACCGATCTCCTGCGGCGGCGTACGACGCGGGCATGGGACCTCGGCTTCCGCGGCAAGTTGTGTATCCACCCGTCGCAGGTAGCCGTGGTGCACGACGCGGTCCGTCCGTCGGAGGACGAGGTTGCCTGGGCGAGCCGGATCGTCGACGGTGCCGGTGATCTGGATGGCGCTGCGGTTCAGGTGGACGGTGAAATGGTCGATCGCCCGGTGCTGTTGAAGGCGCAGGACCTGCTCGCGCGCGCCGTCGTCTGATGACTCGGGTGTCCGTGCGCGGTGACACGCCACCGTTCCACGTCATGGAGATCCTGAAGGCGGTCGCCGTACGGCAGAAGACGCATGGCGATGTCTGTCTGCTGTGCGTGGGACAGCCGTCAACTCCCGCGCCCGAGGCCGCGCTGGAGCGCGCGAGGCACGCGATGTGCTCGGAGGTGCTCGGCTACACCGAAGCGGTCGGAAATCTTGAACTGCGCGAGGCGATCTGCCAGCACTATCGGGACTGGTACGGCGTCGACGTACTCCCGACGCAGGTCGTGCTGACGACCGGATCATCTGCGGCGTTCACCGCGATCTTCCTCGCGGCCTTTGACGTCGGCGACCGGGTCGTCGTGACTCGTCCGGGGTATCCGGCGTACCGGAATTCGTTGGCTGCGTTGGGATGTGAGGTCATTGACCTGGACTGCGGACCCGAGACCCGGTTCCAGCCAACGGTGGCCATGCTCGAAGCGTTACCGCATAAACCAGCCGGTCTCGTGTTGGCCAGCCCCGCGAATCCGACCGGCACGGTCGTTCCGGCCGAAGATCTCGCCGACATCTCTCGGTGGTGCGCCGAGAACGACTGCCTGTTGATCAGCGACGAGATATATCACGGGATCAGCTATGGCGTCTCAGCCCGGACCGCCTGGGAGTTCGGCGATTCCGCGGCAGTCATCGGTTCATTCTCGAAGTACTTCTCGATGACCGGATGGCGCCTTGGCTGGGCAATCCTGCCCAACGAACTGTTGCGCCCAGTCGAACTACTGCTGGGAAATCTCAACCTTTGCCCGCCGGCGATCTCGCAGGCGGCCGCACTCGGGGTGTTCACGACCTCGGCGGAGGCCGAGTTACGTGGACACGTGCGGCGGTACGCCGCCAACCGCGACCTCGTAGTCTCGCGGCTGCCGGACATCGGTGTACACGACGCGACGGCGCCAGATGGAGCGTTCTATGCGTATGCGGATATATCCCACCTCGCTGACGATTCGCTGACCTGGTGTCGTGATGTTCTCGCCGCTACCGGAGTGGCGATCACGCCCGGAATCGACTTCGCCGCAATCGGGATAGGCGATCCGGCCTTGGACGGCAACCGGTTTGTGCGGTTCTCGTTTGCCGGCGAGGGCGCCGAGATCACCGAGGCTTTCGACCGGCTCACCAACTACGTCACCGGTGCGTGATTGCGTGCGGCCTCGGCATTA
The Cumulibacter soli genome window above contains:
- a CDS encoding MFS transporter yields the protein MTFSGYRHGEPGFRRVSIALFAGSFASFGLLYAPQAMLPSFSREFDLSAASAALSVSVTTIALAVGMLIAGQLSEVIGRTTVMRTALVGAAVITAATAAAGSWGWLLVLRALTGLALAGFPAVAMAYLREEVHPASLARAAGLYVGGTALGGMTGRLVSGGLSQAGGWHWALLGTGAYGLLCAAVVLLALPESRNFHPAPSSVRSSLSAFMGALREPVLVGLYAIGGLSMGAFVAVFNITGYRLESAPYLLPAGIAGLVFLVYPIGSVSSIVAGRFEQRIGRPRLVPIGFAIAMIGVLITMLAPLWTFVVGMAVLTIGFFVVHGIAAGWVSTRAHAVGRSTGSASALYLFTYYLGSSVFGTLAGIAWQYGGWDALAISTITLLAIGLLIALLLRRRATRDVAAD
- a CDS encoding HpcH/HpaI aldolase/citrate lyase family protein, whose translation is MTALATARTLLFVPGNKPALFGKAAGSGADCYIADLEDAVAPADKEQARSAALDGLAGTPGLIRINAAGTAWHDDDLQAIALAPGVQGVMLPMAEDVDAVRRVSDRLAGIPLVLLVETARGIRDAGMLAQVPGVTRLAFGNLDFALDAGIEPRTDDEDELLYARSALTLAARAAGLPGPVDGVLGDFKNTDLLRRRTTRAWDLGFRGKLCIHPSQVAVVHDAVRPSEDEVAWASRIVDGAGDLDGAAVQVDGEMVDRPVLLKAQDLLARAVV
- a CDS encoding pyridoxal phosphate-dependent aminotransferase: MTRVSVRGDTPPFHVMEILKAVAVRQKTHGDVCLLCVGQPSTPAPEAALERARHAMCSEVLGYTEAVGNLELREAICQHYRDWYGVDVLPTQVVLTTGSSAAFTAIFLAAFDVGDRVVVTRPGYPAYRNSLAALGCEVIDLDCGPETRFQPTVAMLEALPHKPAGLVLASPANPTGTVVPAEDLADISRWCAENDCLLISDEIYHGISYGVSARTAWEFGDSAAVIGSFSKYFSMTGWRLGWAILPNELLRPVELLLGNLNLCPPAISQAAALGVFTTSAEAELRGHVRRYAANRDLVVSRLPDIGVHDATAPDGAFYAYADISHLADDSLTWCRDVLAATGVAITPGIDFAAIGIGDPALDGNRFVRFSFAGEGAEITEAFDRLTNYVTGA